Proteins from one Parasteatoda tepidariorum isolate YZ-2023 chromosome 4, CAS_Ptep_4.0, whole genome shotgun sequence genomic window:
- the LOC107456533 gene encoding ethanolamine-phosphate phospho-lyase isoform X2: MFDECGRRYLDCINNVAHVGHSNPRVTRACAEQMSLLCTNSRYLHDNIVIYAQKLLATFPPKLNVCYFVNSGSEANDLALRLARAHTGHEDVIVLDGAYHGNLSTSTDMSPMKFEKITGGKKDYVHVAALPCSYRGEYTSDEYDSDVIGEKYAENVQNVINKAHSKGRQIAAFYAESMVSCGGQVVLPKGYLSKVYNYVRQAGGICVADEVQTGFGRVGKHMWAFELQGEDVCPDIVTIGKPMGNGHPVSAVITTKEIARSFKDLGVSYFNTYGGNPVSMAIANSVLDIIEDEDLLSKAEKTGNKLLDDLHELKKRHSIIGDIRGAGLFVGIDLVKDRITKAPATEEAAYTIARMKQERILLSAEGKYSNVLKFKPPMVFNEENVKTLVDKLDEVLTEVEEKTDSYESTSEPSSDTSSSSDDDMASASSS, translated from the exons ttggACATAGTAATCCTCGTGTGACAAGGGCTTGTGCAGAGCAGATGAGTCTTCTATGCACCAACAGCCGTTACTTACACGACAACATAGTCATCTATGCTCAAAAACTATTAGCTACATTTCCACCGAAATTGAATGTTTGCTATTTCGTCAATTCTGG gtCAGAAGCGAATGACTTAGCTTTAAGATTAGCCAGAGCCCATACTGGTCACGAAGACGTCATTGTTTTAGACGG TGCATATCATGGAAATCTATCGACATCTACGGATATGAGTCcgatgaaatttgaaaaaattactggCGGTAAAAAGGATTATGTGCATGTG gCTGCTTTACCATGTAGTTATCGTGGAGAATACACATCTGACGAATACGACAGTGACGTCATTGGCGAAAAGTATGCTGAAAATGTGCAAAATGTTATCAACAAAGCACATTCCAAAGGTCGGCAAATTGCAGCATTCTACGCTGAGTCAATGGTCAGTTGTGGGGGTCAAGTTGTACTACCAAAGGGTTATCTTTCAAAAGTATACAA ctaTGTTCGACAAGCTGGTGGTATATGTGTTGCCGATGAAGTTCAAACTGGATTTGGCAGAGTTGGAAAACATATGTGGGCCTTTGAATTACAAGGAGAGG atgTTTGCCCGGATATAGTTACTATTGGCAAACCCATGGGTAACGGGCATCCTGTTTCTGCAGTTATAACTACGAAAGAAATCGCTCGAAGCTTTAAAGATCTCGGAGTATCTTATTTTAACACt TATGGTGGAAACCCGGTGTCCATGGCAATAGCTAACTCAGTTTTGGATATAATCGAGGATGAAGATTTGCTTTCAAAAGCTgaaaaaactggaaataaaCTTTTAGATGACCTTCACGAACTTAAGAAACGGCATTCAATTATTGGCGATattag gggAGCTGGTTTGTTTGTTGGAATAGATTTAGTAAAAGACCGCATTACGAAAGCTCCAGCAACAGAAGAAGCAGCTTATACAATTGCAAG AATGAAACAGGAGCGAATACTTCTCAGCGCTGAAGGCAAATATAGTAATGTCCTGAAATTCAAACCACCTATGGTTTTTAACGAAGAAAATGTCAAGACGTTAGTAGATAAATTGGATGAAGTTCTTACTGAAGTCGAAGAAAAAACTGATAGTTACGAGTCAACATCTGAACCTTCATCTGACACTTCATCTAGCTCGGATGACGACATGGCTTCTGCGTCTTCTAGCTGA